One window of the Cryptomeria japonica chromosome 7, Sugi_1.0, whole genome shotgun sequence genome contains the following:
- the LOC131053499 gene encoding non-specific lipid transfer protein GPI-anchored 15, translating into MAGLMECPQRLPSLILTVVVIIAGAADYGGVVAQSSGCATSMATLSPCLGYITSNISSSTPSQDCCTALSSVVQGSVMCLCQLFSALNPLGIPINQTRALALPGSCNIATPPLTQCDGKLT; encoded by the coding sequence ATGGCAGGTCTAATGGAATGCCCTCAACGATTGCCTTCATTAATATTAACTGTGGTGGTAATAATAGCAGGAGCTGCAGATTATGGCGGTGTGGTGGCTCAATCTTCAGGCTGTGCAACTTCTATGGCAACACTTTCTCCATGTTTGGGATATATCACAAGTAATATTTCCAGCTCAACTCCATCACAGGACTGTTGTACTGCCTTATCTTCCGTAGTTCAGGGCAGCGTGATGTGTCTGTGCCAGCTGTTTAGTGCCTTAAATCCGCTGGGCATTCCCATTAATCAGACAAGGGCTCTGGCTCTGCCAGGCTCTTGCAACATCGCCACTCCACCACTCACTCAATGCGATGGTAAATTAACTTAA